A part of Catharus ustulatus isolate bCatUst1 chromosome 8, bCatUst1.pri.v2, whole genome shotgun sequence genomic DNA contains:
- the LGI1 gene encoding leucine-rich glioma-inactivated protein 1 isoform X1, producing MGNASRPFRRIAYFLCLLSVLLLTEGKKPVKPKCPAWCTCTKDNALCENARSIPRSVPPDVISLSFVRSAFTKIPEGSFLLTPSLQLLLFTSNTFDVISDDAFMGLPHLEYLFIENNNIKSISRNTFRGLKSLIHLSLANNNLQSLPKDIFKGLDSLTNVDLRGNAFNCDCKLKWLVEWLGSTNATVEDIYCESPPEYKERKINSLSTKDFDCVITEFEVYQSLPYQSLSVDTFSYMNDEHVVIAQPFTGKCIFLEWDHVEVMFRNYDNITGTSTVVCKPIVIESQLYVIVAQLFGGSHIYKRDIFANKFIKIQDIEILKIRKPNDIETFRIAEDWYFVVADSSKAGFTTVYKWNGNGFYSHQSLHAWYRDTDVEFLEISGKPHLILSSSSQRPVIYQWNKGTNEFVKRFDIQDMEDAYAVKHFKVKEDVYICLTRFIGDSKVMKWGGSAFLDLQRMPSRGSMVFQPLQINNYQYAILGSDYSFTQVYYWDAEKAEFVKFQELNVQAPRSFIHVSIDKNKDFLFASSFKGTTLIYKHEIVDLSA from the exons ATGGGAAATGCCAGCAGACCCTTTAGAAGAATTGCTTATTTCTTATGCCTTTTATCTGTGCTTTTGCTGACTGAAGGGAAGAAACCAGTGAAGCCAAAATGTCCTGCCTGGTGTACTTGTACCAAAGATAATGCTTTATGTGAAAATGCCAGATCTATTCCTCGCAGCGTTCCGCCTGATGTTATCTCACT atcCTTTGTGAGATCTGCTTTTACTAAAATCCCAGAAGGGAGTTTTTTGCTCACACCATCTCTTCAGCTTCT GTTGTTTACGTCCAACACTTTTGATGTTATTAGTGATGATGCTTTCATGGGCCTTCCTCATCTAGAATATTT GTTCATAGAGAACAACAACATTAAGTCAATTTCAAGAAATACTTTCAGAGGACTGAAATCTTTAATTCATCT GAGTCTCGCAAATAATAATCTCCAGTCACTTCCAAAAGACATATTTAAAGGCTTGGATTCTTTAACAAATGT TGATCTTAGAGGCAATGCATTTAATTGTGACTGCAAACTGAAGTGGTTAGTGGAGTGGCTGGGCAGCACCAATGCAACTGTTGAAGATATTTACTGTGAAAGTCCACCAGAATATAAGGAGCGCAAAATCAATAGTCTCTCTACAAAAGATTTTGATTGCGTTATTACAG AATTTGAGGTTTATCAGTCCCTGCCATACCAATCTCTGTCAGTAGATACTTTCTCATATATGAATGATGAACACGTGGTTATTGCTCAGCCTTTTACTGGAAAATGCATCTTTCTTGAATGGGACCATGTGGAAGTGATGTTCAGGAATTACGACAACATTACAG gTACTTCAACGGTTGTGTGTAAACCTATAGTTATTGAGAGTCAGCTGTATGTCATTGTCGCACAGCTGTTTGGAGGCTCCCACATATAtaaaagagatatttttgcTAATAAGTTTATAAAAATTCAAGATATTGAAATCCTTAAAATCCGAAAACCCAATGACATTGAAACGTTCAGGATTGCCGAAGACTGGTATTTTGTTGTTGCAGACAGTTCAAAGGCTGGTTTCACCACGGTTTACAAGTGGAATGGGAATGGATTTTATTCCCATCAGTCTCTGCACGCCTGGTACAGAGATACTGATGTGGAGTTTCTTGAAATATCTGGCAAACCACATTTAATTCTGTCAAGTAGTTCGCAAAGACCTGTAATATATCAATGGAACAAAGGAACAAATGAATTTGTTAAGCGGTTTGATATTCAAGATATGGAAGATGCGTATGCAGTGAAGCATTTCAAAGTGAAAGAGGATGTATACATTTGCTTAACAAGATTTATTGGGGACTCTAAAGTAATGAAATGGGGTGGTTCAGCATTTCTGGATTTACAAAGGATGCCATCCCGAGGGTCAATGGTATTCCAACCACTTCAGATAAATAATTATCAATATGCCATTCTTGGAAGTGATTATTCTTTCACTCAAGTCTATTATTGGGATGCGGAAAAGGCAGAATTTGTGAAGTTTCAAGAATTAAACGTACAGGCACCAAGATCTTTCATACATGTCTCCATcgataaaaataaagattttctctttgcttcaaGTTTTAAGGGAACTACATTGATTTATAAACATGAAATAGTTGACTTAAGCGCATGA
- the LGI1 gene encoding leucine-rich glioma-inactivated protein 1 isoform X2, which yields MGLPHLEYLFIENNNIKSISRNTFRGLKSLIHLSLANNNLQSLPKDIFKGLDSLTNVDLRGNAFNCDCKLKWLVEWLGSTNATVEDIYCESPPEYKERKINSLSTKDFDCVITEFEVYQSLPYQSLSVDTFSYMNDEHVVIAQPFTGKCIFLEWDHVEVMFRNYDNITGTSTVVCKPIVIESQLYVIVAQLFGGSHIYKRDIFANKFIKIQDIEILKIRKPNDIETFRIAEDWYFVVADSSKAGFTTVYKWNGNGFYSHQSLHAWYRDTDVEFLEISGKPHLILSSSSQRPVIYQWNKGTNEFVKRFDIQDMEDAYAVKHFKVKEDVYICLTRFIGDSKVMKWGGSAFLDLQRMPSRGSMVFQPLQINNYQYAILGSDYSFTQVYYWDAEKAEFVKFQELNVQAPRSFIHVSIDKNKDFLFASSFKGTTLIYKHEIVDLSA from the exons ATGGGCCTTCCTCATCTAGAATATTT GTTCATAGAGAACAACAACATTAAGTCAATTTCAAGAAATACTTTCAGAGGACTGAAATCTTTAATTCATCT GAGTCTCGCAAATAATAATCTCCAGTCACTTCCAAAAGACATATTTAAAGGCTTGGATTCTTTAACAAATGT TGATCTTAGAGGCAATGCATTTAATTGTGACTGCAAACTGAAGTGGTTAGTGGAGTGGCTGGGCAGCACCAATGCAACTGTTGAAGATATTTACTGTGAAAGTCCACCAGAATATAAGGAGCGCAAAATCAATAGTCTCTCTACAAAAGATTTTGATTGCGTTATTACAG AATTTGAGGTTTATCAGTCCCTGCCATACCAATCTCTGTCAGTAGATACTTTCTCATATATGAATGATGAACACGTGGTTATTGCTCAGCCTTTTACTGGAAAATGCATCTTTCTTGAATGGGACCATGTGGAAGTGATGTTCAGGAATTACGACAACATTACAG gTACTTCAACGGTTGTGTGTAAACCTATAGTTATTGAGAGTCAGCTGTATGTCATTGTCGCACAGCTGTTTGGAGGCTCCCACATATAtaaaagagatatttttgcTAATAAGTTTATAAAAATTCAAGATATTGAAATCCTTAAAATCCGAAAACCCAATGACATTGAAACGTTCAGGATTGCCGAAGACTGGTATTTTGTTGTTGCAGACAGTTCAAAGGCTGGTTTCACCACGGTTTACAAGTGGAATGGGAATGGATTTTATTCCCATCAGTCTCTGCACGCCTGGTACAGAGATACTGATGTGGAGTTTCTTGAAATATCTGGCAAACCACATTTAATTCTGTCAAGTAGTTCGCAAAGACCTGTAATATATCAATGGAACAAAGGAACAAATGAATTTGTTAAGCGGTTTGATATTCAAGATATGGAAGATGCGTATGCAGTGAAGCATTTCAAAGTGAAAGAGGATGTATACATTTGCTTAACAAGATTTATTGGGGACTCTAAAGTAATGAAATGGGGTGGTTCAGCATTTCTGGATTTACAAAGGATGCCATCCCGAGGGTCAATGGTATTCCAACCACTTCAGATAAATAATTATCAATATGCCATTCTTGGAAGTGATTATTCTTTCACTCAAGTCTATTATTGGGATGCGGAAAAGGCAGAATTTGTGAAGTTTCAAGAATTAAACGTACAGGCACCAAGATCTTTCATACATGTCTCCATcgataaaaataaagattttctctttgcttcaaGTTTTAAGGGAACTACATTGATTTATAAACATGAAATAGTTGACTTAAGCGCATGA